One stretch of Chitinophaga pendula DNA includes these proteins:
- the accC gene encoding acetyl-CoA carboxylase biotin carboxylase subunit: protein MFKKILIANRGEIALRIIRTCKEMGIKTVAVYSTADKDSLHVKFADEAVCIGKPQSSESYLNIPHLMAAAEITNADAIHPGYGFLAENARFAEICGEHGIKFIGPTPEMIRKMGDKMTAKETMIAAGVPVIPGSEGLLESLEEARVIAKQMGLPIILKATAGGGGKGMRVVWKDEELENAYNMAKNEARAAFNNDGIYMEKFVEEPRHIEIQIAGDQYGKVCHLSERDCSIQRRHQKLVEESPSPFMTPELREKMGEAAIKAASAINYESVGTIEFLVDKHRNFYFMEMNTRIQVEHGVTEEVINFDLVKEQIKIAAGIPISGKNYTPQMHAIECRINAEDPYNDFRPSPGKITVLHIPGGHGVRVDSHIYAGYVIPPYYDSMVAKIITIAQTREEAINTMERALSEFVIEGVKTTIPFHQQLMRDENFRKGNFTTKFTETFKLV from the coding sequence ATGTTCAAAAAAATATTGATTGCCAATCGTGGTGAGATTGCCCTGCGGATTATCCGTACCTGTAAGGAAATGGGGATCAAAACGGTGGCTGTTTACTCTACTGCAGATAAAGACAGCCTGCATGTGAAGTTTGCAGATGAAGCGGTATGTATTGGTAAACCACAAAGCAGCGAATCTTATCTGAACATACCTCACCTGATGGCTGCCGCCGAAATCACTAATGCGGATGCTATTCACCCGGGATATGGATTCCTGGCTGAAAACGCCCGCTTCGCAGAAATCTGTGGTGAGCATGGTATCAAGTTCATTGGACCCACTCCGGAAATGATCCGTAAGATGGGAGACAAGATGACCGCAAAAGAGACCATGATAGCTGCCGGTGTACCTGTAATACCCGGTTCTGAAGGACTGCTTGAGAGCCTGGAAGAAGCTAGGGTGATCGCCAAACAAATGGGCCTCCCTATCATCCTCAAAGCTACTGCTGGCGGTGGTGGTAAAGGTATGCGCGTGGTATGGAAAGACGAAGAGCTCGAGAACGCCTATAACATGGCTAAAAACGAAGCTAGGGCTGCGTTCAATAATGATGGTATTTACATGGAGAAATTCGTGGAAGAACCCCGTCACATCGAAATCCAGATCGCCGGTGACCAATACGGCAAAGTATGTCACCTCAGCGAAAGGGACTGTTCTATCCAGCGTCGTCACCAGAAACTGGTGGAAGAAAGCCCGTCTCCTTTCATGACCCCCGAACTGAGGGAAAAAATGGGAGAAGCTGCTATTAAAGCTGCCAGCGCCATTAACTACGAAAGCGTGGGTACGATCGAGTTCCTCGTAGACAAACATCGTAACTTCTATTTCATGGAAATGAATACCCGTATCCAGGTAGAACACGGTGTTACAGAAGAAGTGATCAACTTCGACCTTGTAAAAGAACAGATCAAGATCGCCGCTGGTATACCCATTTCCGGCAAGAACTATACGCCTCAGATGCACGCCATCGAGTGCCGTATCAATGCGGAAGATCCTTATAATGATTTCCGCCCGTCTCCGGGTAAGATCACGGTATTGCATATACCTGGTGGTCACGGCGTAAGGGTGGATTCTCATATCTACGCAGGATATGTAATACCTCCGTATTACGATTCCATGGTAGCTAAGATCATTACCATCGCCCAGACCAGGGAAGAAGCTATCAATACCATGGAACGCGCACTGAGTGAATTCGTGATAGAAGGGGTGAAAACTACCATTCCTTTCCATCAGCAACTGATGCGTGATGAAAACTTCCGTAAAGGCAACTTTACTACCAAATTCACAGAGACGTTCAAGTTAGTATAA
- a CDS encoding radical SAM/SPASM domain-containing protein — translation MDFKLSRYIHISKDEDILPDHAILYVTRSGAAIEIANNYLSILQSGNFKQLPASLVKNLVHYEVLVPADEDELDTVLSYNKAKIKDRKTISFTIQPSANCQLGCHYCGQSHSKHVMRDDVADLMVARIRDIIIQKAAQSTDLFITWYGGEPITGLSAIENSSVKLMGLAEEYKLGYKAEIITNALALKPELFEKLVTQYKIMEYQITIDGTAEFHDKRRMLKNGTPSFDIIFDNVKNIVHSPFYQQSGARINIRCNVDGENRENVIQLITLFHEAGMLDKMGFYISAVHDWGDNGASKVNGIGKEDFAQFEIEVLMTLQEYGITNSHNLVPRRNTYTCMVVSDTAEVYDAFGNISTCWDVPYTNVYVDTPFVSGNLKQKEKVDTSKAIMRQWFDEIPTNDSWCKKCTFLPVCGGSCPKEWHFGTPACPSFKFNIDERLFMRKMYHLEQNGPSSSVITL, via the coding sequence ATGGACTTCAAACTTTCCAGATATATACACATCAGTAAAGACGAAGATATATTGCCTGATCACGCGATCTTATATGTAACCCGATCGGGCGCAGCCATCGAGATTGCAAATAATTACCTATCCATCTTACAGTCCGGCAACTTCAAGCAACTACCAGCATCTTTGGTGAAAAACCTCGTGCATTATGAAGTATTGGTGCCCGCCGATGAGGATGAATTAGATACCGTACTGAGCTATAATAAAGCCAAAATAAAAGATCGTAAAACCATCAGTTTTACCATACAGCCTTCCGCTAACTGTCAGCTGGGATGCCATTACTGTGGACAATCTCATTCAAAACATGTAATGAGGGATGATGTGGCAGACCTCATGGTCGCCCGCATCCGGGATATTATTATACAGAAAGCAGCGCAATCCACTGACCTGTTTATCACCTGGTATGGTGGAGAACCCATTACGGGCCTGAGTGCTATAGAAAACAGCTCGGTAAAACTAATGGGGCTAGCGGAAGAATACAAACTGGGATATAAAGCGGAGATTATCACCAATGCGTTGGCCTTAAAACCGGAGTTGTTTGAAAAATTAGTCACGCAGTATAAGATCATGGAATACCAGATCACTATTGACGGTACTGCTGAATTTCACGATAAGCGCCGGATGTTAAAGAATGGTACTCCGTCTTTCGATATCATATTTGATAATGTGAAAAACATCGTACACTCGCCATTCTATCAGCAGTCGGGCGCCCGTATAAATATCAGATGTAATGTAGATGGAGAGAATAGAGAAAATGTAATACAGTTGATTACACTATTCCATGAGGCTGGTATGCTGGATAAGATGGGATTTTATATATCTGCAGTACACGACTGGGGAGATAATGGTGCAAGTAAGGTAAACGGTATCGGTAAAGAAGACTTTGCCCAATTTGAAATAGAAGTACTCATGACCTTACAGGAATATGGGATAACCAACAGCCACAATCTCGTACCGCGAAGAAATACCTATACCTGTATGGTTGTGAGTGATACAGCAGAGGTCTATGATGCATTCGGTAATATTTCTACTTGCTGGGATGTTCCATATACTAATGTCTATGTAGATACGCCCTTTGTATCCGGGAATCTTAAACAAAAGGAAAAGGTAGATACCAGTAAGGCTATTATGCGCCAGTGGTTTGATGAAATACCTACAAACGATAGCTGGTGCAAGAAGTGTACTTTCCTGCCAGTTTGCGGTGGCAGCTGCCCCAAGGAATGGCATTTTGGTACACCGGCTTGTCCTTCCTTCAAGTTTAATATCGATGAGCGTTTATTTATGAGGAAGATGTATCACCTCGAACAGAACGGTCCGTCGTCATCGGTTATTACCCTGTAA
- a CDS encoding peroxiredoxin family protein, translated as MRYLLLLCFCFSPIFLMAQSSGRSHRVVNNNTTAPFKQYPIIPAFPLTLPDGTVITKNDLKKNVPTIVFVFSVDCDHCKHLTEDLLKNIDKFKKTQILMITPFQAEQMKEYYNQYKIKDYSNIIMASEPTRQIMYFYDMKYFPGIFIYNKKQQLIKNYEGTVKLDQMLEAIKQG; from the coding sequence ATGCGTTACCTTTTATTATTATGTTTCTGCTTTAGCCCGATATTCCTGATGGCACAATCCAGCGGTCGCAGCCATCGCGTTGTCAACAATAATACCACTGCTCCATTTAAACAATATCCGATAATACCTGCTTTCCCACTTACATTACCTGATGGTACGGTTATCACCAAAAACGATCTCAAAAAGAACGTGCCCACCATCGTCTTCGTTTTTAGTGTAGACTGTGACCATTGTAAACACCTGACCGAAGATCTGTTAAAAAATATTGATAAGTTCAAGAAAACCCAGATACTGATGATTACTCCTTTCCAGGCAGAACAGATGAAGGAGTACTATAACCAATACAAGATCAAAGACTATTCAAATATTATCATGGCCAGTGAACCGACCAGGCAGATCATGTACTTCTATGACATGAAATACTTTCCAGGTATTTTCATATACAACAAGAAGCAGCAGCTTATTAAAAATTATGAAGGTACTGTTAAGTTAGATCAGATGCTGGAGGCCATCAAACAGGGTTAA
- the mdh gene encoding malate dehydrogenase codes for MKVTVVGAGNVGATCANVLAHRDFLQEVVLLDIKEGTAEGKALDTWQQAPIDYYSTKVTGVTNDYTKTANSDVVVITSGLPRKPGMSRDDLISTNANIVKSVTENITKHSPNAIIIVVSNPLDVMTYCAFLTAKKDSNKVFGMAGILDTARYRAFLADEIGCSPKDIQAILMGGHGDTMVPLPRYTTVSGIPVTELVAGDKLEAIIQRTKVGGGEIVNLLGTSAWYAPGAAAAQMVEAILKDEKRIFPCCAWLTGEYGLKDIYLGVPVVLGKNGIEKIIELQLNESEKELLTTSAKHVKEVMDVLDNMKVVA; via the coding sequence ATGAAAGTTACTGTTGTAGGTGCGGGTAATGTTGGTGCAACCTGCGCTAATGTGCTTGCTCATAGAGATTTTCTACAGGAAGTTGTATTATTGGATATCAAAGAAGGAACTGCTGAAGGTAAGGCCCTGGATACCTGGCAACAAGCACCTATTGACTATTATAGTACCAAGGTAACAGGCGTTACCAACGACTATACGAAAACTGCCAACAGTGATGTTGTCGTAATTACTTCCGGACTTCCACGTAAACCAGGAATGAGCCGCGATGACCTGATCTCTACTAATGCCAATATTGTAAAGTCAGTAACCGAAAATATCACTAAACATTCTCCGAATGCTATCATCATTGTAGTTAGTAACCCGCTGGATGTAATGACATACTGCGCGTTCCTCACTGCCAAAAAAGATAGCAATAAGGTATTTGGTATGGCTGGTATCCTCGATACAGCCCGTTATCGTGCTTTCCTCGCAGACGAAATCGGATGCTCGCCCAAAGATATCCAGGCTATCCTGATGGGTGGTCACGGCGATACAATGGTACCATTGCCCCGTTATACAACGGTGAGCGGTATCCCGGTAACAGAACTGGTAGCCGGTGATAAGCTAGAGGCCATTATCCAACGTACTAAAGTAGGTGGCGGTGAAATCGTAAACCTGCTGGGTACTTCTGCCTGGTATGCTCCGGGAGCTGCCGCCGCACAAATGGTAGAAGCCATCCTGAAAGATGAAAAACGCATCTTCCCCTGCTGCGCATGGCTAACCGGCGAATACGGCCTTAAAGACATCTATCTGGGCGTACCCGTAGTACTGGGTAAAAATGGTATTGAAAAGATCATCGAGTTACAACTCAATGAGAGCGAAAAAGAACTGCTTACCACTTCTGCCAAACACGTAAAAGAAGTAATGGATGTACTGGACAACATGAAAGTTGTTGCCTGA
- a CDS encoding TonB-dependent receptor domain-containing protein, protein MLTCTAVFSQNKLEGIVIDHHQKLLTDIPLTLTAADGNTRHQISGKAGGFSFGSINAGAYYLKVTSSNYIADSLYIQISKDTFVTFGLRPNPQQLKEVVVQTAKPSFEKKIDRFVFNVQNSSLVTGNNVWDVLRQTPLVNVQASGTLSILGLQGVSVYINDRKSILSGRDLQQYLQNMPADNIVRIEVITVPSSKYEAGNPGGIINIILKRNETEGTNASISISDRQATYNSQSGSVLLNIRKGKFGQQLVASGSVRRGYFDSENKITYLGALKQEEQINNATFKKPENSAGVTSVTDIGLSSKASLILGVDFRTTHSNDYNVGSNNISQNTNTGPKFSSYRNENPEVTNNNFLSLHLDYQYADKKNNKDLIIGVDYFDYQNKQRSRFTSYDITTPQLIHNGNQLEVDQHIRNYAGKADYSQSLKGGIQLETGVRFAHTTTDNSLGAQAYKNGDWVFNPVMSNDFVYRENIGAIYLTLQKKWSNKLETKIGGRVEHTALRNEQLTTKQKYTQDYTNFFPTVYISYTPAPAHIFSLSVKSDIRRPAYSQLNPFVYYISDKYLVKGNPMLRPSNSIMAELSYTLKRDYIFLARYTNSQRLFEQLAIVIPPDTTLLDRFNYGSADNWSLVSMINKNIVKNFWTVRLTNTLTLQNQNVAAPQVNIRTSDYLYMCNLFQQFNNLFNTKIDATIDAIYVSKAVYANSSVSGFGEVNIGLTRRIPQHNLQITLYGSDIFNTQRLKRFYARNNLSSSEMIAFSDTRSIRIAINKKLGSNKIKTAKKKEASNNEEVGRAR, encoded by the coding sequence ATGTTAACTTGTACAGCTGTATTCAGTCAAAATAAACTGGAAGGAATAGTAATAGATCACCACCAAAAGCTATTGACGGATATTCCGTTAACTCTCACTGCTGCAGATGGCAATACCCGACATCAGATCAGCGGAAAGGCAGGTGGATTCTCTTTCGGATCAATAAATGCAGGCGCCTATTATCTGAAGGTTACATCTTCCAATTATATCGCAGATAGCCTGTATATACAGATAAGTAAAGATACCTTTGTTACGTTTGGCTTGCGGCCCAATCCACAGCAATTAAAAGAGGTAGTAGTACAAACGGCAAAGCCCAGCTTTGAGAAAAAGATCGATCGCTTTGTCTTTAATGTACAAAACAGCAGCCTGGTAACGGGCAACAATGTATGGGACGTACTCCGGCAAACGCCACTGGTCAATGTACAGGCCTCTGGTACACTTTCCATACTTGGATTACAAGGTGTAAGCGTATATATAAATGACAGGAAAAGTATCCTCAGTGGAAGAGATCTGCAGCAATATCTGCAGAACATGCCTGCTGACAACATTGTAAGGATCGAAGTGATCACCGTACCTTCCAGTAAATATGAGGCAGGCAATCCGGGTGGGATCATTAATATCATACTTAAAAGGAACGAAACAGAAGGTACAAACGCCAGTATCAGTATCTCAGACCGGCAGGCTACTTACAATTCACAAAGTGGCAGTGTATTACTGAATATTAGAAAAGGTAAGTTCGGTCAGCAATTGGTTGCAAGTGGCAGCGTAAGACGCGGGTACTTTGATAGTGAAAATAAAATCACTTACCTGGGAGCTTTGAAGCAGGAAGAGCAGATCAATAACGCCACCTTTAAAAAGCCTGAAAACAGTGCCGGGGTTACCTCCGTTACAGATATCGGTTTGAGTAGTAAAGCATCTTTGATACTGGGTGTTGACTTTCGGACTACCCATTCTAATGACTACAATGTCGGATCAAATAATATATCCCAGAATACCAATACCGGTCCTAAATTTTCCTCCTACCGCAATGAGAATCCTGAAGTTACCAATAACAATTTCCTGAGTCTACACCTGGATTATCAGTATGCGGATAAGAAAAACAACAAAGACCTTATCATTGGGGTAGACTATTTTGATTATCAGAATAAACAACGCTCCCGTTTTACTTCTTATGATATAACCACTCCCCAGTTGATTCACAATGGTAACCAATTGGAAGTGGACCAGCATATCCGGAATTATGCCGGCAAAGCAGATTATAGCCAGTCATTAAAGGGAGGGATACAGCTGGAAACGGGCGTACGGTTTGCTCATACTACTACAGACAATAGTCTGGGTGCACAAGCATATAAAAATGGAGACTGGGTATTCAATCCGGTGATGTCCAATGATTTTGTTTACCGGGAAAATATTGGTGCGATATATCTCACTTTGCAGAAGAAATGGAGTAACAAACTTGAAACAAAGATCGGCGGTCGGGTAGAGCATACTGCGCTTCGAAATGAACAGCTGACAACAAAACAGAAATATACCCAGGACTATACTAACTTTTTCCCGACGGTATATATCAGCTATACACCCGCTCCTGCGCACATTTTTTCCCTGTCTGTTAAAAGTGATATACGGAGGCCTGCATACTCCCAGCTCAATCCGTTCGTTTATTATATAAGTGATAAGTACCTGGTGAAAGGGAATCCGATGTTAAGGCCTTCCAATAGCATCATGGCTGAATTATCGTATACACTTAAACGTGATTATATTTTCCTGGCACGTTATACGAATAGTCAACGCCTGTTCGAACAGCTGGCAATCGTTATCCCACCGGATACGACATTGTTGGACCGGTTTAATTATGGCAGTGCAGATAACTGGAGCCTGGTGAGCATGATCAACAAAAACATCGTAAAAAACTTCTGGACTGTAAGGCTCACCAATACGCTGACTTTGCAAAACCAAAATGTTGCAGCACCGCAGGTCAATATCAGAACCAGTGATTACCTGTATATGTGCAACCTGTTCCAGCAATTCAATAACTTGTTTAATACAAAAATAGACGCCACAATCGATGCTATCTATGTTAGTAAGGCTGTATATGCCAATAGTAGTGTCAGTGGTTTTGGGGAGGTAAATATTGGTCTTACAAGAAGGATTCCCCAACACAATCTGCAGATTACCCTATACGGAAGCGATATATTTAATACGCAACGTTTGAAACGTTTCTATGCCCGGAATAATCTGTCATCTTCAGAGATGATTGCCTTTAGTGATACACGGAGTATTAGAATAGCAATAAATAAAAAATTAGGAAGCAATAAAATAAAGACAGCAAAGAAAAAGGAAGCTAGTAACAACGAAGAAGTCGGAAGAGCGCGATAA
- the efp gene encoding elongation factor P, translating to MATTADIRTGLIIKLDNGLYSVVEFGQNKTARAAAKVWAKLKGVDSNRSIEHTWNSGDTIYPVRIEKRAFQYLYQDDTGYNFMDNETFEQIAMAESMVDAPQFLKEGQEVAVQFNTETEQPMSVELPDKIVVKVTYSEPGVKGDTATRTLKPATVETGATVMVPLFVDEGELIRVNTKTGEYIERVKE from the coding sequence ATGGCTACCACTGCAGATATCAGAACAGGATTGATCATTAAGCTGGATAACGGCTTATATTCTGTTGTAGAGTTTGGTCAGAACAAAACTGCTCGTGCCGCAGCAAAAGTTTGGGCTAAACTCAAGGGAGTTGATAGCAACCGTTCTATTGAGCATACCTGGAACTCCGGAGATACCATCTATCCTGTGCGTATAGAGAAGAGAGCTTTTCAATATCTGTACCAAGACGATACAGGTTACAACTTTATGGACAATGAGACCTTCGAACAGATTGCAATGGCAGAGAGCATGGTAGATGCCCCTCAGTTCCTGAAAGAAGGACAGGAAGTAGCCGTGCAGTTCAATACAGAAACAGAGCAACCCATGTCTGTTGAACTTCCCGATAAGATCGTTGTAAAAGTAACGTATTCAGAACCTGGTGTAAAAGGTGATACAGCTACACGTACTTTGAAACCTGCTACCGTTGAAACCGGCGCTACTGTAATGGTACCCCTGTTCGTGGATGAAGGTGAGCTGATCCGTGTGAACACCAAAACTGGTGAATACATTGAAAGAGTAAAAGAATAA
- a CDS encoding YceI family protein, which produces MKKLLFSLLALAPISLFAQSNNWKLDNSHASVKFTVSHLAISEVEGKFKTFEGDFVATKPDFTDAQINFSVDVNSVDTDSEGRDKHLKGDDFFATDKYPKMTFKSTSFKKVNGKEYALEGNLTIRDVTKKVKFKVTGGSSIKDPWGNNRAGFKATTTIDRTQFNVSGGRPAVGADVEIVLNLEFVQAKA; this is translated from the coding sequence ATGAAGAAATTACTTTTTAGCTTGCTGGCCCTGGCGCCCATATCTCTTTTTGCACAAAGCAATAACTGGAAACTGGATAACTCACATGCTTCCGTAAAATTTACCGTATCTCACCTGGCAATTTCCGAAGTAGAGGGTAAATTCAAGACTTTTGAAGGCGATTTCGTAGCCACTAAACCAGATTTCACTGATGCTCAGATCAATTTTTCTGTAGATGTGAATAGCGTTGACACTGATAGCGAAGGTCGTGATAAACACCTGAAAGGGGATGATTTCTTTGCTACCGACAAATATCCTAAGATGACCTTCAAAAGCACTTCCTTCAAAAAAGTGAATGGTAAAGAGTATGCACTGGAAGGTAACCTGACTATCCGCGACGTAACCAAGAAAGTAAAATTCAAAGTTACCGGTGGTAGCAGCATTAAAGATCCATGGGGTAACAACCGCGCCGGTTTCAAAGCTACTACTACTATCGACCGTACTCAATTCAACGTTTCCGGTGGCAGACCAGCAGTTGGTGCTGATGTAGAGATCGTACTGAACCTGGAGTTTGTACAAGCCAAAGCGTAA
- a CDS encoding SdpA family antimicrobial peptide system protein: MHYTRLRIILLVLITGITLMVYCIALAALPHSPISFGRISRINTISLVPEGWAFFTRDAREDMIIVYKKNSAGIWEQVNVPGASARYLFGLDRKGRAIGVELAMLQAAITDSIWQASREPLTAHFQHDTLPVQLLKNNAAQPLCLGDIIVQVTPPVPWAWARNNKKVIMPYKIARLYVETDH; this comes from the coding sequence ATGCACTATACACGTTTAAGAATTATACTACTGGTATTGATCACCGGTATTACATTGATGGTGTATTGTATTGCGCTGGCAGCATTACCTCACAGTCCGATTAGTTTTGGCAGGATATCCCGTATTAACACGATCTCATTGGTACCGGAAGGATGGGCATTCTTTACCCGGGACGCCCGGGAAGACATGATCATTGTATATAAAAAAAACAGCGCTGGTATATGGGAGCAGGTCAATGTACCTGGCGCAAGTGCCAGGTACCTGTTTGGGTTGGATCGTAAAGGAAGGGCAATAGGAGTAGAGTTAGCTATGTTACAGGCTGCCATTACTGACAGTATATGGCAGGCTAGTCGGGAGCCGCTTACAGCACACTTTCAGCACGATACTTTGCCGGTACAATTGCTGAAGAATAATGCGGCCCAACCGCTTTGTCTGGGCGATATTATCGTACAGGTGACGCCGCCTGTTCCCTGGGCATGGGCGAGGAACAACAAAAAAGTCATAATGCCTTATAAAATTGCACGACTATATGTGGAAACTGATCACTGA
- the accB gene encoding acetyl-CoA carboxylase biotin carboxyl carrier protein, whose product MDFKQIQELVKMVNKSNISELSIEQDTFKITIKQKDNEVQQVFTVPAVAPVQAAAVQVAPVAAAPAATTAAAPAAPKADNLVTVKSPMIGTFYRSPGPDKPAFVNVGDEIAPGKVVCIIEAMKLFNEIESEVSGKIVKVLVDDASPVEYDQPLFLVEP is encoded by the coding sequence ATGGACTTTAAACAGATTCAGGAACTGGTAAAGATGGTAAACAAATCCAATATCAGCGAACTGAGCATAGAACAAGACACGTTTAAAATAACAATAAAGCAAAAAGATAATGAGGTACAACAGGTGTTCACTGTACCTGCAGTTGCTCCCGTGCAGGCTGCAGCAGTACAGGTAGCTCCTGTGGCAGCAGCACCGGCGGCAACTACCGCAGCAGCTCCTGCAGCTCCGAAAGCAGACAACCTGGTAACAGTAAAGTCTCCTATGATCGGTACCTTCTACCGCAGCCCTGGCCCGGACAAACCTGCATTTGTAAATGTAGGAGATGAAATCGCTCCAGGTAAAGTGGTATGCATTATTGAAGCCATGAAGCTTTTCAATGAGATCGAAAGTGAGGTGAGCGGTAAGATAGTAAAGGTACTGGTTGATGATGCTTCTCCTGTAGAGTATGATCAGCCTTTATTCCTGGTAGAACCTTAA
- a CDS encoding sporulation-delaying protein SdpB family protein — translation MWKLITDSLDTMIHRLTAENIFTNYLGLARSILALSLLLTLLFNHPDTLFRPGGVAPEKIHYLALHRFNFFYLLPYEYIHVLTGVAMIILLLVIAGWNIGIMAVLQFWVAVSYCNVAVMIEGGDQVISNISLLLIPICLCDPRKNHWYAINYETLSARFAAERKLIANCFHKLIRIQVAVIYFHAAAGKMPVEQWADGTAVYYWFNNPTFGMCEWMRTILMPLLVNPFTVVLITWGVIGFEWLLFMGMSMHKRYRVYLLIAALLFHFGIIAIHGLFSFFLAMAGALLLYLAPVYRNFSYTGIRLRGRKKRLPNISDTLFTTG, via the coding sequence ATGTGGAAACTGATCACTGATAGTTTGGATACGATGATCCATCGATTAACGGCCGAGAATATATTCACTAATTATCTGGGGTTGGCGAGGTCTATTCTTGCGTTAAGCCTCTTACTGACATTATTGTTCAATCATCCGGATACATTGTTCCGTCCCGGTGGTGTGGCACCGGAAAAAATACATTATCTGGCGTTACACCGGTTCAATTTTTTCTACTTATTACCTTATGAATATATCCATGTATTGACCGGTGTGGCAATGATAATACTACTACTGGTAATAGCAGGCTGGAATATAGGTATAATGGCTGTATTACAGTTTTGGGTAGCTGTCAGCTATTGTAATGTGGCGGTAATGATCGAAGGAGGAGATCAGGTGATTTCCAATATCAGCCTGCTGCTGATCCCAATTTGTCTGTGCGATCCGAGAAAGAACCATTGGTACGCGATCAATTATGAAACACTATCAGCAAGGTTTGCTGCTGAAAGGAAATTAATAGCCAACTGTTTTCACAAGCTGATCAGGATACAGGTGGCTGTAATCTATTTTCATGCAGCAGCGGGTAAGATGCCGGTGGAGCAATGGGCGGATGGGACTGCTGTTTACTATTGGTTTAATAATCCCACATTCGGCATGTGCGAATGGATGCGTACCATACTGATGCCGTTGTTGGTTAATCCATTTACAGTGGTGTTGATCACGTGGGGGGTGATCGGTTTTGAATGGTTACTTTTTATGGGGATGAGCATGCACAAAAGATACCGTGTATACCTGCTGATAGCGGCGTTGCTGTTTCATTTTGGAATAATAGCGATACACGGTCTTTTCTCTTTTTTCCTAGCAATGGCAGGCGCACTTTTACTTTACCTGGCGCCGGTATACAGGAATTTCAGTTATACAGGTATCAGGCTGCGCGGGCGCAAAAAACGATTACCAAATATATCGGACACCCTTTTTACTACCGGATAG
- a CDS encoding MarR family winged helix-turn-helix transcriptional regulator, producing the protein MSNIEKLIAQKTFSSEYNKGLISLIFVGNWVVSRHQQFFKRFDITMQQFNILRILRGQHPKAASINTLKERMLDKMSDVSRLVERLRKAELIERKSCEADRRAVDVKITPKGLLLLKEIDGEIGQLEDYMKQSLTEKEVIQLNKLLDKMLDSY; encoded by the coding sequence ATGTCTAACATTGAAAAATTGATAGCACAGAAAACGTTTAGCAGCGAATATAATAAGGGGCTGATCAGCCTGATATTCGTCGGTAACTGGGTGGTATCCCGGCATCAGCAGTTTTTCAAAAGGTTTGATATCACCATGCAGCAGTTCAACATATTACGTATTCTGCGTGGTCAGCACCCCAAAGCGGCGAGTATCAATACATTAAAGGAACGGATGTTGGATAAAATGAGTGATGTGTCCCGGCTGGTGGAGCGGTTACGAAAAGCGGAACTGATAGAACGGAAAAGTTGTGAAGCAGACCGTCGTGCGGTAGACGTTAAAATAACCCCGAAAGGACTTCTATTACTTAAAGAGATAGATGGAGAGATTGGCCAGTTAGAAGATTACATGAAACAATCGTTGACCGAAAAGGAAGTGATACAACTCAACAAGCTGTTGGACAAGATGTTGGATAGCTATTAA